A segment of the Desulfomonilaceae bacterium genome:
TGAGAGATGTCATTGTGGCCGGACGCCCGATAGTGCGCAACCGCCGGCTTTCTTTCACCGGTTACAGTGAAGTTCGGGAAAGATGTCTTGAGTTGGCTCGAAAGATCGCTAAGAGCGCCAACAAGAGTCTTTTCCTAGCGTAAAAAGGAACACATGTCTGAAAAAATAACATACAAGGACGCAGGGGTCGACATAGAGATCGCCGACCGGGCTCTGCAATCCGTGGGGGCTCAAATCCGCTCCACTTTTATACCCGGTGTGATCGGGAAAATTGGGGGGTTTGCAGCGACTTTTCGTCCTGACTGGAAGAATTTTGTCGATCCGGTCCTGGTCTCTGCAACAGACGGAGTAGGCACTAAGCTTAAGATTGCTTTTATGGCAGATTCACACGATACAGTGGGGATCGATCTAGTCGCAATGAATGTAAACGATCTGCTTGTCACTGGAGCGCGTCCCCTCTTCTTTCTGGATTATTTCGCTGCCGGCAAAATACTCCCTGGGACATTCGAAAAAGTCGTCTCCGGCATTGCCAAGGGATGCAAGATTTCCGGTTGCGCTCTTATAGGCGGAGAAACAGCCGAGATGCCGGATTTTTACCCATCAGGAGAGTACGACCTTGCAGGATTTTGTGTAGGGATACTTGACCAGACAAAAGCCATTGACGGCTCAAAAATAAAAGAGGGGGATGTAGCTATCGGACTTCTGTCGTCCGGGTTGCACAGTAACGGGTTCAGTCTTGTCCGCAAGGCATTGCTGGAAAAAGAAAAATATTCTTTGGATACGGAATTGCCTGAGATTGGTCGGCCTCTTGGAGAAGAGCTTTTGACGCCCACATCAATTTATGTAAGGCCCGTGCTCTCCATTTTGGACCAAGTGAAAATTCACGGGATGGTCCATATCACGGGCGGAGGTTTTTACGGTAACATTCCCAGGGTACTACCCACCGAAATCCAGATACACATTGATCGTTCGTCATGGAAAACTCCCCCGATATTCAATCTCTTGAGTGAGTCCACCCATCTTGATGATCATG
Coding sequences within it:
- the purM gene encoding phosphoribosylformylglycinamidine cyclo-ligase produces the protein MSEKITYKDAGVDIEIADRALQSVGAQIRSTFIPGVIGKIGGFAATFRPDWKNFVDPVLVSATDGVGTKLKIAFMADSHDTVGIDLVAMNVNDLLVTGARPLFFLDYFAAGKILPGTFEKVVSGIAKGCKISGCALIGGETAEMPDFYPSGEYDLAGFCVGILDQTKAIDGSKIKEGDVAIGLLSSGLHSNGFSLVRKALLEKEKYSLDTELPEIGRPLGEELLTPTSIYVRPVLSILDQVKIHGMVHITGGGFYGNIPRVLPTEIQIHIDRSSWKTPPIFNLLSESTHLDDHEMFKTFNMGIGMVIIVDNIDVDRTIELLRKNEQPARVIGRTSARGSDADPQVVIA